The following are encoded in a window of Legionella geestiana genomic DNA:
- the rpmJ gene encoding 50S ribosomal protein L36 has product MKVRASVKRMCRNCKIIKRSGIVRVICKDARHKQKQG; this is encoded by the coding sequence ATGAAAGTTAGAGCGTCTGTAAAGCGTATGTGCAGAAACTGCAAAATTATCAAGAGAAGTGGTATTGTACGTGTTATCTGTAAAGATGCGCGTCACAAGCAGAAGCAGGGCTAA
- the rpsM gene encoding 30S ribosomal protein S13, whose protein sequence is MARIAGVNIPDNKHVVIALTSIYGVGRTTSEKLCAAVGVETHVKVSQLTEAQLEAFRAEIAKMTVEGDLRRVVTMNIKRLMDLGCYRGLRHRRGLPVRGQRTKTNAKTRKGRRKSSSV, encoded by the coding sequence ATGGCTCGTATAGCAGGTGTGAATATCCCTGACAATAAGCATGTCGTGATAGCACTGACTTCTATCTATGGCGTTGGAAGAACAACTTCAGAGAAGTTGTGTGCAGCGGTGGGTGTTGAAACGCATGTTAAGGTCTCACAGCTGACGGAAGCCCAGTTGGAAGCATTTCGTGCTGAAATTGCCAAGATGACTGTCGAGGGTGACTTGCGCCGTGTTGTAACCATGAATATCAAGCGACTCATGGATTTGGGATGCTATCGTGGCCTGCGCCACCGTCGTGGTCTTCCCGTTCGTGGTCAGCGTACAAAAACCAATGCCAAGACGCGAAAGGGCAGACGTAAATCCAGCAGTGTATGA
- the rpsK gene encoding 30S ribosomal protein S11 has product MAINKSKQQKVRKKIKTIVTDGIVHVHASFNNTIVTFSDRQGNVLCWATSGGSGFRGSRKSTPYAAQVATERAAAVAKEYGLKSVAVRVHGPGPGRESTIRELISQDFKIVEITDVTGIPHNGCKPPKKRRV; this is encoded by the coding sequence ATGGCTATTAATAAGTCGAAGCAACAAAAAGTACGCAAAAAGATTAAAACCATCGTAACTGATGGAATTGTTCATGTTCATGCGTCCTTCAATAACACCATTGTAACGTTCTCTGATCGTCAGGGTAATGTTCTGTGTTGGGCAACTTCCGGTGGTTCAGGTTTTCGCGGATCACGAAAAAGTACACCATACGCAGCTCAGGTTGCTACTGAACGTGCTGCTGCTGTCGCTAAAGAATATGGCCTCAAGTCTGTTGCCGTTCGTGTACACGGCCCAGGACCCGGACGAGAGTCAACTATTCGCGAGCTGATTTCACAGGATTTCAAAATTGTGGAGATCACTGACGTTACCGGTATACCGCACAACGGTTGCAAGCCGCCGAAAAAACGTCGCGTATAA
- the rpsD gene encoding 30S ribosomal protein S4 — translation MARYLGPTCKLSRREGTDLLLKSGFRDIKSKCKFDKRPGQHGEKTPRLSDFGKQLREKQKIRRLYGVLERQFRNYFKAAAGKKGSTGENLMAMLESRLDNVVYRMGFATTRAEARQLVSHKAILVNDRVVNIASYQVEPGDVVSVRQKARAQGRIVAAVALSEQRASCDWLNVDSSAFKGTFTTAPTLSDLSPDYNVNLVVELYSK, via the coding sequence ATGGCAAGATATCTTGGTCCAACATGTAAACTTTCCCGACGTGAGGGAACGGACCTTTTGTTAAAGAGCGGTTTCCGTGATATAAAATCAAAGTGCAAGTTTGACAAACGTCCGGGCCAACATGGTGAAAAGACGCCTAGACTGAGTGACTTCGGTAAACAGCTTCGTGAAAAGCAGAAGATACGTCGTCTGTATGGCGTTCTTGAACGACAGTTCCGTAACTACTTCAAGGCGGCAGCTGGCAAAAAGGGTTCAACGGGTGAAAACCTGATGGCCATGCTCGAGAGCCGTCTCGATAACGTGGTATACCGTATGGGTTTTGCTACTACACGTGCAGAAGCGCGTCAGCTGGTTTCACACAAGGCAATTCTCGTTAATGACAGAGTAGTTAATATCGCGTCTTATCAGGTAGAGCCGGGTGATGTTGTCTCTGTACGTCAAAAAGCGCGTGCTCAGGGTCGAATCGTTGCTGCAGTTGCTCTTTCCGAGCAGCGCGCATCCTGTGACTGGCTCAATGTCGACAGCTCCGCGTTTAAGGGTACGTTTACCACTGCGCCAACTTTGTCTGATTTGTCGCCCGACTACAACGTTAACCTCGTTGTGGAACTTTATTCCAAGTAA
- a CDS encoding DNA-directed RNA polymerase subunit alpha has translation MTSEIKEMLTPKVLKVQASSPNHARIVLEPLERGYGYTLGNALRRILLSSMPGSAITEATIDGVLHEYSTIEGVQEDVVDILLNLKQVALRMTVGKEAVLTLEKKGPCQVKASDIQVTHGVEIVNPDLVIANLNANGKLNMTLKVTRGTGFHSTEAVQHGVEEEVQQKSIGKLRIDNSYSPVIKVAYYVDNARVENRTDLDKLTIDLETNGTIDPEEAIRHAANILQRQLYAFVDMKFEEARHDNKERNDFDPVLLRSVDDLELTVRSANCLKAENIFYIGDLVQKTETELLKTPNLGKKSLTEIKDVLASRTLSLGMKLENWPPANLGE, from the coding sequence ATGACTAGTGAAATAAAAGAGATGTTGACGCCTAAGGTCCTCAAGGTGCAGGCAAGTTCTCCGAACCATGCCCGCATTGTTCTTGAGCCTCTTGAACGGGGATATGGATATACTCTCGGTAATGCTTTGAGAAGAATACTTCTGTCTTCGATGCCTGGAAGTGCAATTACGGAAGCCACTATTGATGGCGTATTGCATGAGTACAGTACGATTGAAGGGGTTCAGGAGGATGTTGTAGATATCCTGCTAAACCTCAAACAGGTCGCTCTGCGTATGACAGTCGGAAAGGAAGCAGTCCTTACTCTCGAAAAGAAAGGTCCATGCCAGGTGAAGGCATCTGATATTCAGGTTACTCATGGTGTTGAAATTGTTAACCCGGATCTTGTAATTGCGAACCTTAATGCTAACGGTAAACTCAACATGACGTTGAAAGTGACCCGTGGAACAGGGTTTCATTCTACTGAAGCGGTTCAGCACGGCGTTGAGGAAGAGGTTCAGCAGAAGTCTATTGGAAAGCTGCGTATTGATAACAGCTATTCTCCTGTCATCAAGGTTGCTTATTATGTAGATAATGCGCGTGTAGAGAATCGCACAGACCTTGATAAGCTGACTATCGATCTTGAGACAAATGGCACTATCGATCCGGAAGAAGCAATTCGACATGCAGCAAATATTCTTCAGCGCCAGCTTTATGCTTTCGTTGACATGAAGTTTGAAGAAGCGCGCCACGACAATAAAGAACGTAATGATTTTGATCCTGTTCTTTTACGTTCAGTGGATGATCTCGAGTTGACCGTACGTTCTGCAAACTGCCTGAAAGCTGAAAATATATTTTATATTGGCGATCTGGTACAAAAAACAGAAACTGAATTGCTCAAGACACCGAATCTGGGTAAAAAATCCCTGACGGAAATCAAGGATGTACTCGCATCCCGTACATTGTCGTTGGGTATGAAACTGGAAAATTGGCCGCCTGCAAACCTTGGCGAGTAA
- the rplQ gene encoding 50S ribosomal protein L17, whose protein sequence is MRHRNSGRSFSRTSSHRKAMFSNMCCSLVEHEIIKTTLAKAKELRRYVEPLITVSKVDTVAHRRHVFDRLRSKSAVGKLFTNLGPRYVERPGGYVRVLKCGYRAGDNAPMAIVELVDRPQDEEQADE, encoded by the coding sequence ATGCGTCATCGTAATTCTGGTAGAAGCTTCAGCCGAACCAGCAGTCACCGCAAGGCCATGTTTTCCAATATGTGCTGCTCATTGGTAGAACATGAAATTATTAAAACGACACTGGCTAAGGCGAAAGAGCTTCGCCGTTATGTTGAGCCACTGATTACAGTCAGTAAGGTTGATACGGTTGCTCATCGTCGCCATGTTTTCGACAGACTGCGATCCAAGAGCGCTGTTGGCAAACTGTTTACAAACCTTGGACCGCGTTATGTTGAGCGTCCAGGTGGTTATGTGCGTGTACTAAAGTGCGGCTACCGTGCTGGTGATAATGCGCCTATGGCTATTGTTGAGCTTGTTGACCGTCCGCAGGACGAAGAGCAGGCCGACGAGTAA
- a CDS encoding YciI family protein → MPYLIYARDFDNMDAQREQIREAHREHLRSIGDKLLASGALLDDDGTTVIGGISLIDTEDRAEAEKFANDDPYGKAGIRKETLILKWRQRWWNGNFLKS, encoded by the coding sequence ATGCCTTACCTCATTTACGCGCGCGACTTCGATAATATGGACGCACAACGTGAGCAAATTCGTGAAGCTCATCGTGAACACTTGCGAAGTATCGGAGACAAATTACTTGCTTCGGGAGCCTTACTTGATGATGATGGAACAACAGTCATTGGTGGTATCAGTTTAATTGATACTGAAGACCGCGCTGAAGCTGAGAAATTCGCAAATGACGATCCCTACGGAAAAGCTGGCATACGTAAGGAAACATTGATTTTAAAATGGCGACAAAGATGGTGGAACGGCAACTTTTTGAAAAGTTAA